The sequence below is a genomic window from Anaerocolumna chitinilytica.
TTTAAAATGATTGAATCAAGACCTTGGGATACTGCTTTAACGAGAGTTTTAAATAGCTTATAATGTTACTAAAACGGCTCCTTTTTCAGGAGCCGTTTTGTTTAGAATATAAATTTTTTCATATGTTGGATGGTAAAATCAAGACCTTTTTCACCGATTTCACCTTGCCAGGTTTCCGAATGAGGCTCTATACTTAAGGTACCGTTATATCCACAGGCATATAAGGTAGACATAAATGCTCCCCAGTTTATCTGATCCATTCCTGCCGGGGGATCATCATAACGCTGACCGCCGATAATTAGGCTGCCTTTGATATGTACATGAGCAAAACGATGTCCCCATGTCTTTGTCTCCAACAGGTAATCTCCATCGTGGTATACGCAATGGGAAGTATCATATTTAATATAAAGATCTTTAAGATGTCCTAAAATAATGCTCCAAGCTGGATCAGAATGTACAAAACTATTCCATCTGCAATTATAAACGGCTATCTTTACACCATATTCTTTTCCATAAGCAATTAACTCTTCAAAATACTTGATGGCAGC
It includes:
- a CDS encoding sugar phosphate isomerase/epimerase family protein — translated: MKLGIIANFEDDKFTEEPFRSAKEKGLEFLEFCINVGKDVDSYIAETPKLKEYLEKYNLFVGSVGRWGSTRILEDGSKNITELENEKALIKWCGEIGCGVYVTGCNYIETLSLYDNCTAAIKYFEELIAYGKEYGVKIAVYNCRWNSFVHSDPAWSIILGHLKDLYIKYDTSHCVYHDGDYLLETKTWGHRFAHVHIKGSLIIGGQRYDDPPAGMDQINWGAFMSTLYACGYNGTLSIEPHSETWQGEIGEKGLDFTIQHMKKFIF